The nucleotide window CGAATAGCTAGCTCGTTGGAATCCCAGAAGTTGGCAAGCTGACGGTCGCAGAAGCCAAGCTGCTTCGCGCGAAGGAGCAGATCAGGACGACCAACAACATCGTTAGCCGTGAGTTTGGTCATGTCCTTGGCGAAATTGCTCAGGCCCTTGAGCTTGGACAAGAACCACTTGTCGATCTTGGTCAATTCCCAGATTCTGTCGACAGTGTAGCCCGCGTGCATGGCGTTGGCAATGGCGAATAGACGCTGGTCAGAGGGGGTCTGGAGCTCGTCGTCGACGGACATGAGCGCACCCTTGGACTCGCTGAAGCCAAGGTTGTGGAAATCGATGGCACGAATAGCCTTCTGGATGGCCTCTTCAAATGTCCTGCCGATGCTCATGACCTCGCCGACACTCTTCATGGAAGAGCCGAGCTGAGTGGAGACGCGGGTGAACTTCTTCAAATCCCAACGAGGCATCTTGACCACAACATAATCCAGAGAAGGCTCGAAGCAAGCGCAGGTCACCTTGGTAACGGTGTTCTTAATCTCCTTCAGAGGAATACCGAGACCCAACTTGGCAGCAATGAAAGCCAAGGGGTATCCGGTAGCCTTGGAAGCCAAGGCCGAGGAACGCGACAATCTGGCATTGACTTCGATAATGCAGTACTCCCTGGAGAAGGGGTTCAGAGCATACTGGATGTTACACTCGCCGACAACTCCAAGATGGCGAATGACGTTGACAGCAGTAGTGCGAAGCATGTTGTAGTCTTCATCGGAAAGCGTCTGGGAAGGCGCGACGACAATGGAATCGCCGGTATGAATGCCAAGAGGATCGAAGTTCTCCATGTTGCACACAGTGATACAGTTGTCCTGGGCGTCACGAACAACCTCGTACTCGATCTCCTTCCAGCCCTTCATACTGCGCTCGACAAGAACCTGGGGACTGGCTGCCAGCGCCTTGTTGCACAGGTCAACGAGCTCAGCTTCGTTGTTGGCGAAGCCACTGCCGAGACCACCAAGAGCGTAGGCTGCACGAACAATAACCGGGTAACCAATGTCCTTGACCGCGTTGAGGGCCTCCTCAACACTGCTGGCCGAAGCGGACTTGGCACACTTCTCACCAATGGACTCCATGCTGCGAGCAAAGAGCTCACGGTCCTccgtggtgatgatggtatCAATGGGGGTACCGAGAACCTTGACACCAAGAGCCTCAAACTCATCCTTGAGCTGGATACCGACCGAGAGAGCGGTTTGGCCACCAAAGGTGCAGTAGATGGCATCGGGCTGTTCGTACTTGATAACTTTCCGGACGAACTCGGCGTTTACTGGCAAGAAGTAGACCTTGTCGGCCAAGCCCTTGGAGGTCTGAATGGTGGCAATGTTGGGGTTGATGAGGACAGTGTAGAtaccttcttccttcaaaGCCTTGATGGCCTGAGATCCCGAGTAGTCGAATTCACCAGCCTGACCGATGCTGAGACCACCACTGCCCAAGACGAGGACCTTCTTGACATCGACACGGGGGTGGAGTCTCTCATTCTCCTCAGTGGTTCCACCGGGGAATTCGACACCCTTCTGGAGGAGAGTGTTATCGGTAGTGCACTTGGCAACAGTCTGAATGAAGACATCAAAGAGGAACTCGGTGTCGCGGGGGCCGGGGGTGCTCTCAGGGTGGAACTGGACACTGAAGTGGGGGCGGTCGACGTGCATGATACCCTCGTTGCTGCCATCATTGGCGTTGATGAACAGCTCCTGCCATCCGGTGGGGAGAGTGGTAGCGTCAACAGCATAACCGTGGTTCTGCGAGGTGATATGGCACTTTCCGGTGACCATGCTGGTGCAAGGAATGTTGTGGCCACGGTTACCGAACTTGAGCTTGACCGTCTTGGCACCGGCAGCACGAGCGAGCAGCTGGTGACCCAAGCAGATACCGAAGATGGGTGTGTTGTTCTTCTGCAGGGCGGCAGAGATGTGCTCGACAGTGGTGTCCATGACCTTCGGGTCACCAGGACCGTTGGAGATGAACAGACCATCATATTCTTCCTTTGAGAAATCGTAGTCCCATGGGCAAACGAGGACTTCGACACCGCGCTTGATGAAGCACCTGAGTTGGTTGTACTTCATGCCGACATCGAGGCAGAGAATACGAAGGTTGCGACCCGAGGGGTGCTTGAGGGCAGTGGCCTCATCGGGCTTGTAGAGCTTGGGCTCCTTGATCGAGACTGAAAGTAGCGTGTTAGAAATGGCCTGTCCATCTTAGCGGAGGGCAAATGTTGCTTACCTTCGGCAACGAGGTTCTTCTCGTTGGGGTTAACCCATTCGATAGTCTCGAAGTGAGGCTTCCAGTCGCCAGGAACTCCGAGAGAAGGAGCGCTGACAGCCAAGTCTTCCTTCTGGAGGAGCATGCGACCAAGCATGCTACCCTTCTCGCGGATGCGCTTGGTGAGGGCGCGGGTATCGACACCGTACATGGCAGGGATGCCCTGCTCCTTGAGCCATGTTCCAAGGGACGAGGTGGCGAGGAAGTGCGAGAAGTCTTCGCCAGCATAAGAGGCGGTAACGAGACCGGCAATGTGAATCTGGTTGGACTCGAAGTGGGCGGGGAGATCCTTAAGCAGATCATCGACGGTCTCCCGCGAGGGGACGCCATAGTTTCCAACAAGAGGGAAGGTAATGACGAGAATCTGACCGCGGTACGAAGGATCGGTCACGGACTCAGGGTAGCCGACCATGCCGGTCTGGAAGACAAGCTCGCCGGCAATGCTCTTGGGCGCACCAAAGCTGTAGCCTTGGTAGGCAGAGCCATCCTCAAGCTCCAGGCAAACAAGGCCTTCGCAAGGCGCATCGGCGATGGGGGCCGTGGCGGGGCGGTAGACGGTGGCAGCCATGATGGAAACAGGTGAACTTTTAGAGTATAAacaaaaaagagagaaaaatgACTATGGTAAGAAGGGTATagtggaaaagaaaagagtaGTGAAAAAGCGGCACAGAATCGAGAATGGAAGACGGTGGTTGAGAGGACGTCAAAGATGGTGAGAGCTTCGTCAAGAAGAGCTCAGGAGCTGATTCGTTTTCGTTGGGGGATGAACAGCGAGAAACGGGCAAGGTTATGTTGGTGAATGTGTATGTTTCAGCTGGATATCCTCACTATCCAAGCTCGATATGGCCTCTGCTTGATagcaagaggaagagagagaggagaggagaggaagagaaaggatcCCAGGACTCGACCACGGggtaaatattttttttttttgtcttgtttCGGCAGCCTCGAGGAGCCCCGCCAGTCCGTCAGCCCGCCACGCTGTGCCCGTAATTGGGTTGGGGACAGACGGCCTGGGCGACGGAGCGAGGCGAGTGGGATTCAGAAAAGTTTTCCGTTATTCACGCCATTGTCCAATGCCGTCTTCGGTGGCTCGTGAGAACCTGGAGGGGCGGGTCCAGCGGGAGTTGGCAGGGCCGGCAGCGCCGCAGGACCGCGCGGGCGACACCTGCACATCCGGCAGGCAAAGATTTAGCGCGGGGCAGCGGGGGTCCCCTGAACACTGAACGACCGTCTTGGAGGGGGCCCCAGACGATTCAAGCTTGCATCGCCTGCCAAGTTCGTCTAGAGCCAAAGCCGAAAACCAATGATATTACAGGTGAAGAGAATTAAGTGGGGGGGTTTGTCAAAGACCCTGTACCGTGGGTCGCCCAGGACAAAATCTTGATGACACCCGGACCCGGGTTCAGATTTTGACCTTGGACCCGGCGAAAGGCTGAGCGGCTTAAACGTACACTAAAAGACACCATGACTATACGTACTGCATAGTAGATGCGTTGAGCCGATACCACAAAGACTACACAACTGCATAGACAATGAAGGCGCCGTCGCTGAGCATTCAATACAATGAAAGTTCCTGATTTGCGTGGTGTAAGACTGAGTTTGGTGGTGTTTTGGGTGCTGGACTCAGGTGTCATCAATCTTGTCGTGTGCGACCGTGGgtaccatcaccaccacaaaaaTCCATGTCAACAAGTGCTGTCCCCTGTCACCAATCCGGGGCCCGTCCGTCCAGGTGTCCGGCATTTTCGCCGTCCCTATTTTGTCACTGCCGATCGGTCGTCTTCGACTACGTACCATCATTATTAGGACCGATGCGATGCCGTGAGGCCCGTGACGGCAGGAGAGGACCGGCAGAGTTGCAGCATGTTGTCACAATCACCATCCGATGTTCGATGTTGATATGTTCGCTAAAATTTCAGCATTGGCAGAAACCATCTTTTTTGCTTGCCCTACATGATACATATGCAGTGTACGCAGTATGCATCTGGTTGTCCTCGCCAAAATCGTGATGGGGTAAACTCCACCTCTGCAGGGATAGAAATGGTTAGCTCGGTTCTTGCGAGTGGCAAAGAACCTTAATTTTTTGCACAGGAAATGGCTCTCCTACCGTCTGCCTGCTCCCTGTTTCTTGTTCGATCGTCGTACCAAGCTAACCTTTTGTATCCCTACAGAAGAGGTGAACAAAATGGGCTTCTGCTGATCGAAGCGAGGTTTTCCTCTTACGTACGCCAACCAGCCATCTGTGGGGTGATGGAGCAGCGGTATCGCTTGCTCTTTGGGGCTCGTCAGAGTCATCGTTCGCATCGGGTCCGGTTGTCGGGATCTTAACACCGATCTCAACCGTCCCGTAGCCCTCACTTCCCTCACGGGCCGAAGTCTTCTGGCGGCGGGCGCTCACCATAGCCCACGCAGTGCGTGTTGGTGTCAGTTGCTGACTGTATATCGAGACTTGAGAGCTTCATGTACCTCTGTGTTTGCAATATAACGGGACGTACACTGTGAGGAAACGGATAAGCAACTGGGTTGATGGAGTCAAGTCTCCGAGTCATACAGCATGCCAAAGGATTTGCAAGAGTGCGGAATTCCAAAGATCATGTTCCGCTCCAAGTATGTTGAGTTTGTGCTTCGGGTCTTGGCCGGTGCCATCATCTCACTGTatgcaccaccacccggaAAGTCCGCCAGGGAAAATGGGCCATCCGGCTCGGAGTGGGTCTTGTTTTCGCCGGGTAAGGACCGGTCTGCTCGGGATTGTAAGCTCTTACAAGTACTGGTAACCCTGTAATTAGCGATCAGAGGTATAACGATATTCTGTCTATAACGTTCAGATTATGGGGAACAGTGCAGATTTGTATGGCGATAATATGGTAATAACGATTAACCTCTAATTTACGATTTAAATTAAGATTATTGCTGACTAATACACTAAAATCGTTATTTTTACAACCGTCTGATAGCTCCCGCCAGCTCCCAACACCTACTAATAGGAGTGTTAACCCCTTAATAGCCGATACGTTTTACCCTCTGGAAGCTAGTACTGGTTAGTATACTCCGCCCAGCCGTTTCGTCCCTCTtgttaatttacttaaattactatattttgaAGTTATTTGTTTACTCTTACGATTAGAAACGAGCCCTCTTTTATGTTAGATTTCGAGATTAATATTATGCTTATTTAAAGAAACTATTGTTGTTACCCTATTAACGAGCTTCAACGTCAAAAGATTCGTGTGTTTATTTACgataatcctaaatatacttaacGCGAGGTTGTTGTATGGGTTACTAAAGAATTAGGCTACCTTGTTAGTTAGTCTACTATATCCGAATTTCTGAAGCTTAAGTTCGCTTATTTGGATAAGAAGGCGTTTATAAGGGGCGttactagtatttttaaagtttatttagCGGACTTCCCTATCCTCGAGAAGGTTCTATTCGAGTGGGTTATTCGAATAGAGAATAACTAACTTCCTATCTCCGgcgatataattaaagaagcgGCTAAGTCTCTATAGTTTAAGATACCTAACTTCCGGCTCCTTATTGTACCCTCTTTCTCTAACGGTTAGTTTAATGGATTTAAACgccgctattatattaagaagtataagtAGTCCGGTAAAGGTAGATCGATTGATATTGTGGGGTCCTAAGAGAGGATTGAGGAGATTAAGAAGCTAGTTGAATAGTATAGTTCtaataatacgtataatattaacgagATTGCTCTTTTTTAGTTAATGATTCCTAATGTTATAttggttattaaattataagtaggattaaaaaaaaagaaggagagaattactatactccCCTATGTTAATATAATGGGTATATATAAGTTCGATCTATAGGTTCTAGGTAATGTAAAGAACCTTCGTTTATTCGGTAAAGATGGaaggtttattaataatctccCTATTGTatagtagagtaataaaaaggtataGATGATtgccttaatatttatagagttTCTATAATAGTTCGATTGTTAAATGGTTGGCCGttgggtattattattagttgaTAGAGTTTCTACTTATTGCTCCGCCTTAAAGCAATTGAAAGAGCAGTACGATAATTAACCCTTagctaatactactattaaaatactattagctaatactatttctatttactagTTTATAGattaaggtattattaatagtctgAAGGTTTACTACTGCTACGCTTGGTTACAACACTTAGTGCactatacctttaatagGGAAGATGCTGTTAAAAAGACTACGGTACTATAAGCAATCTATTAGGTTATCGATGCGTGGAAGTATAAGGTTAAGGAAGAGACTATTGATAATTGCTTTAAGAAGTTACAGttattaggattagtatATGGTTTAGAACGACGACcctttaattaggataaagCTATCTATATTcaaaagttaataaaggagtTCGCTAGAGTTGGGCGGGTTAAGGATGTAATGAATAtcgttaattttattaaccctCCAGAGGAGCAAGTTCGAGAAGACCCCTAAGATATTCTCTAGTACGTTGCTAAGACCTTCTTAGAAGTTTAAGAACTAAATGATGGCGATGATAATGAGGATGCTGAAATAGTAGaaatttctactatagaGGCATTGAAAGCCATTACGACTATTATCTAGTAtgaagaataataagaataggtgGATATGGTTTATTTGGCGATGCTTAGAAGGCGCTAGAAACTATTGGTCTAGGATTAGTTGAGCGCCCGGGACGAGAAACGGCAGTTAACTATCGATtcgtactttataaatagctcTACAGCGAAATCACTATAGTAAACAGTTATTTAATACAAGCACGTTGTTCTCCAGCCTTTTCAACCCCCCTGTCAGTAGAATTGTGGGCTCAAAATACCCCAACCTTACATTAGCGATATCCTGGCCATAACGATCAATCCACCAGAAACCGCCCTGATCGCTAATTACAGGGTTACCAGTATGAGGCTCGGACTCTTGTTTCGCACACGGCGGGGCTCCTGGGTTAGGGTCCTTATACGTCCAGCAGTCCAAGAATGTAACGTACAGCTGGTGCTGTACCGATCTAAACTCCATTGCCCACCAGGCTGTCAACTACTGTGGTGGTTCCTTGGACCGTAGTACAGGCCTAGACAAACACTGGTCAATGTGACAGGAAGAGCAATTGCACCGAGAAGGTGCAGTAGCCGTAACGGGACATGACGCCGCCCCAAGGCGCTCCGCACCACCATAGTCAGCTATGTTTGCAGCCTCGAGATCGTCAGCTGGCCGCAGAGGTTCGCGGAGGGTGTCACAGGTAATACAGTTGTTGTGTGTTCTGTATCAAAGTACCCAGGATCTTTGATGACGGTCGTAACCCCATCTGCCCATGTTCAACGTAAACCTGTCTTCGAAATTGCTTCGAGATGCGTAGCTGAGACAGTTGTGGACGACTGATGAGGTAGGCATGTAGGATGCCCCATCAGTTATCAATAGCTCGAAAGACTGAAATTCATATCCGACTCGATAGCCTGACATGATGTCTCATAGCTTCTGATGAGAGCACTTGGTCAAGCAAGAAATGGTTGGGGCTTGCCGTGTCGCCTCGTCCAACGTGCATGAGTCGTTTAAAGGATGTAAGTGCCCGTCGTGGCGGATGCGGCTTGTGACCGAATCGAATGACTTGTTGCAACCCTCCATCACATCTCAACCTATCCTGCATCGACGGCGGACCCACCCGGACTAGCGAGACGACCATCGACCGGTCTCCTACAATCGCTGTTGCATCGAGACAAATCTTTGATCATGTGTTACCACCAGGACCCTGCGTGATGGCGATATAAGTATCGACGATATATATACATCCAGACATGCAGTCGCTAGTGTCAATCGTCATCTGGCAAAAGCCCAGCGGACGGCTTGCGGGCAATAACGCTCAGTATGCGGAAGAAAAGTCCATGATAAGAAGAGTGAGACAGCTCGCACCAAACGCAAGAGAGGGTCTGTCTCAAGGCTTTGAATCATCTTGACCGCCCTCGAGGCCTTGACAAGCACTTTCTCAGCCTCATTCACAACGCAGTACGTCGGCAGGCTGTGCTTGGCAGCGACCATACTCTGGATATGATTCGAGGAAGATGGAATGGGGGCTTGTACCAGGTGCACACgaaggaaaaacaaaagaggTTGTCTTATTCGCTCGATTGCCCATGTGAGATCGGCCGCGTTCCGTTGAGGCCCTGGACGGGAAGAGGGGGCCTTGGTGCAATGCCTGGtgagaggaaagagggagagacgGACTGCGGGAGACGATAACGTCAAGACTTATAAGGATTCATTCCCCCTCAAAGACAAAAGCAGTGAGCctcctgtctgtctgtctgtctgtcgaAATTCAATGGGAATTGAAGGAAGAGTGCAAAGTGGAAATGGAACTTGCGAGATTTGAGACTGGACCCAGCAACTTGGAGGTTCCATTCGTCAAGTGTGGTCTGGGAGAGTGAGAACCACTAAATGGCAAGATGGCCAGGTAGGCTGGCGTGATTGGTGGGATACGCGTGGGAAGGCGCTGATGTCGCAAGGGCCCCCGGTCAGCCCCAAGATTGTATTGTTTCTTGGACTGTCTTGTGCCCTGCGATGCTCTGACCATCGTGCCGCTCACCGCATTCCTACCTAGGATTTCCTCAGTCACCAAACTCCGCACATCCTTCTTATCATCCATTCATGGTTAGACGAAGCCCGTGTTTGACACTAGGCAGTTTGGgttccatcatcttccgACACATCTCACGGTTGTTCCCCTCTTTCGAGCTCACCACCTACGATGGTTACTTGTCAGTGTCAGGTGCTGTTGCGCTTCAC belongs to Neurospora crassa OR74A linkage group IV, whole genome shotgun sequence and includes:
- the pyr-3 gene encoding pyrABCN encodes the protein MAATVYRPATAPIADAPCEGLVCLELEDGSAYQGYSFGAPKSIAGELVFQTGMVGYPESVTDPSYRGQILVITFPLVGNYGVPSRETVDDLLKDLPAHFESNQIHIAGLVTASYAGEDFSHFLATSSLGTWLKEQGIPAMYGVDTRALTKRIREKGSMLGRMLLQKEDLAVSAPSLGVPGDWKPHFETIEWVNPNEKNLVAEVSIKEPKLYKPDEATALKHPSGRNLRILCLDVGMKYNQLRCFIKRGVEVLVCPWDYDFSKEEYDGLFISNGPGDPKVMDTTVEHISAALQKNNTPIFGICLGHQLLARAAGAKTVKLKFGNRGHNIPCTSMVTGKCHITSQNHGYAVDATTLPTGWQELFINANDGSNEGIMHVDRPHFSVQFHPESTPGPRDTEFLFDVFIQTVAKCTTDNTLLQKGVEFPGGTTEENERLHPRVDVKKVLVLGSGGLSIGQAGEFDYSGSQAIKALKEEGIYTVLINPNIATIQTSKGLADKVYFLPVNAEFVRKVIKYEQPDAIYCTFGGQTALSVGIQLKDEFEALGVKVLGTPIDTIITTEDRELFARSMESIGEKCAKSASASSVEEALNAVKDIGYPVIVRAAYALGGLGSGFANNEAELVDLCNKALAASPQVLVERSMKGWKEIEYEVVRDAQDNCITVCNMENFDPLGIHTGDSIVVAPSQTLSDEDYNMLRTTAVNVIRHLGVVGECNIQYALNPFSREYCIIEVNARLSRSSALASKATGYPLAFIAAKLGLGIPLKEIKNTVTKVTCACFEPSLDYVVVKMPRWDLKKFTRVSTQLGSSMKSVGEVMSIGRTFEEAIQKAIRAIDFHNLGFSESKGALMSVDDELQTPSDQRLFAIANAMHAGYTVDRIWELTKIDKWFLSKLKGLSNFAKDMTKLTANDVVGRPDLLLRAKQLGFCDRQLANFWDSNELAIRRMRLEAGITPFVKQIDTVAAEFPAFTNYLYLTYNASEHDVSFEDRGVMVLGSGVYRIGSSVEFDWCSVRAIRTLRESGFKTIMVNYNPETVSTDYDEADKLYFENINLETVLDVYQMEDATGVLGAMGGQTPNNIALPLLRAGVRVLGTSPEMIDTAENRYKFSRMLDRIGVDQPTWKELTSFDEAKAFCQKVSYPVLVRPSYVLSGAAMNTVYSEADLESYLQQAADVSPEHPVVITKYIENAKEIEMDAVAKDGKVVGHFISEHVENAGVHSGDATLILPPQDLEQTTIQRIEEATRKIGAALNVTGPFNIQFIAKDNDIKVIECNVRASRSFPFVSKVMGVDLIEMATKAIMGLPFVEYPAIDRPSGGVGVKVPQFSFSRLSGADPVLGVEMASTGEVASFGVDKYEAYLKALMSTGFKVPKKNILLSIGSYKDKKEMLPSVAKLSQMGYKLFATAGTADFLQEHDIPVQFLEVLAKEDDQKSEYSLTQHLANNMIDLYINLPSNNRYRRPANYISKGYQTRRMAVDYQIPLVTNVKNAKILVEAIARYRDMEIGERDYQTSHTPLQLSGQVNFTLQDSLSRPHSFKKAHVLSVEQYTRADLHLLFTVAEEMRLSVQRGNVMDILKGRMLATLFYEPSTRTSASFEAAMKRLGGEVISIATQHSSVQKGETLQDTLRTLACYADAIVLRHPDETCVDVAKKYSPVPVVNAGNGSREHPTQAFLDLFTVREELGTVQGLTFTFVGDLRYGRPVHSLVYLLRHYSGVKVQLVSPKGLELPTDVRQQLVKAGQLLCESETLTPEILGKTDVLYCTRVQKERFPSEAEYEKVKGSYRIDNQTLKHAKSKMAIMHPLPRNEEIAEEVDFDQRAAYFRQMRYGLYCRMALLALVMSG